One segment of Ziziphus jujuba cultivar Dongzao chromosome 12, ASM3175591v1 DNA contains the following:
- the LOC107404495 gene encoding receptor-like protein EIX2, with amino-acid sequence MRGTGRSIAWCAGLVLSIATIAIFSEGGKSIVQARCIDSERQALLDFKQGLEDYHNTLSSWTSGEGEDCCLWRGVKCDNKTNHVVVLRLGDHVLEPGNFGHDYSRYFHDFDYYVIIEPNKFIGSLTRLRYLNLGSNPISGTIPSQLGNLTRLRFLALDRADELIADNLEWLPRLSSLTTLKLGTLTLSKPADWLQSIKMAPSLSSLELFECYFPYKVATSSLSHINSSNSLRALVIKHSKFHPTAIPWLLNVSYNLVNLTIKHSEIIDPLPNSFDSMRSLENIDLKSNKLEGGIPKSLGNLCNVKSLDLSFNLLNDTLHLIETLTGCTAKSLEILYLQGNELVGSLPDLSQFSSLKELRLADNKLNGSLAESIGQLSNLEILEVSSNYITGVISKAHLQKLSKLKGLDLSFNSLTLNFESKWVPPFQLFSLKLSSCKLGAPFPGWLQTQVKLINIDISKSGISDNIPDWFYNLTPKLINLNLSFNSFKGILPNFPLRYDIYPVIDLSSNQFYGSVPVSLANASALIISNNSITTFKLFLCTEVSDRPTTFLDLSNNMLSESLPDCWMHLGKLRVLNLENNKLSGNIPSSLGSLDQISTLRLSNNSISGILPSSLKNCSLLRLLDVGQNNLYGEIPIWIGDYLTDLIVLHLKSNRFYGSLPLSLCQLSDIQILDLSLNDLFGVIPRCFHNFTPMIHEADDSDYGTFVDGIDSSYIIDPSRGYGRIFVNYAYITWKGKNYKYDKNLRLLRIIDLSSNKLSGEIPTNLTNLVELVQLNLSRNNLSGTIPASIGKMKLLESLDLSHNQLSGKIPMGLADISYLAFLDLSNNQLWGRIPTGTQLQSFAPSQYSENRGLCGPPLNVTCCGDGKLQETSTSCETGAGRNVEEDDEEWVDMSWFYMGIGVGFGIGFLGTCGLAWYFNTSWRRIYFNQLLGRRRWRTSHYGARLRRPL; translated from the exons ATGAGAGGTACTGGTAGATCGATTGCATGGTGTGCTGGACTTGTATTATCCATTGCAACCATTGCTATATTCAGCGAGGGTGGCAAAAGTATAGTTCAAGCACGGTGCATAGACAGTGAGAGACAAGCTCTTCTTGACTTCAAACAGGGCCTTGAAGATTATCATAACACCTTATCCTCTTGGACAAGCGGCGAAGGAGAAGACTGTTGCCTTTGGAGAGGTGTCAAATGTGACAACAAAACCAATCATGTTGTGGTACTTCGTCTTGGTGATCATGTTCTTGAACCAGGCAACTTTGGTCATGACTACTCCAGATACTTTCATGACTTTGATTATTATGTCATAATCGAGCCTAACA AGTTCATTGGTTCTTTAACTCGGCTTAGATACCTTAACCTTGGATCCAATCCAATAAGTGGAACTATCCCTTCCCAACTTGGTAATCTCACTAGGCTGCGTTTTCTTGCTCTTGATCGTGCCGATGAGTTGATTGCTGATAATCTGGAATGGCTTCCCCGTCTTTCATCGCTGACAACCCTTAAATTGGGTACTCTCACTCTATCCAAGCCCGCCGATTGGCTTCAATCAATCAAAATGGCCCCTTCATTGTCAAGCTTGGAATTGTTTGAGTGCTATTTTCCTTATAAGGTAGCTACTTCATCTCTTTCTCATATAAATTCTTCCAATTCTCTTAGAGCTCTTGTCATAAAACACAGTAAATTCCATCCTACAGCAATTCCTTGGTTGCTCAATGTCAGCTATAATTTAGTCAATCTTACTATAAAGCATAGCGAAATAATAGATCCACTCCCAAATTCTTTTGACAGTATGAGGTCCCTTGAAAACATTGATTTGAAATCAAATAAACTTGAAGGTGGAATACCAAAATCCTTGGGGAATCTTTGCAATGTAAAGTCTCTGGATCTTTCTTTCAACCTTTTGAATGACACGCTACATCTTATAGAGACTTTGACTGGTTGCACTGCCAAGTCCTTGGAGATTTTGTATTTGCAGGGCAACGAACTTGTAGGTTCATTGCCTGATCTTTCCCAATTTTCATCCTTGAAAGAGTTACGCTTAGCTGATAATAAACTAAATGGTAGCTTAGCGGAAAGTATTGGCCAGCTCTCTAATCTTGAGATCCTAGAAGTTTCTTCAAATTATATTACTGGAGTAATCTCCAAAGCCCACCTacaaaaattatccaaattgaAGGGGTTAGATTTATCATTCAACTCCTTGACATTGAATTTTGAGTCCAAGTGGGTTCCACCCTTTCAACTCTTTTCCTTAAAGTTGAGTTCTTGTAAGTTGGGTGCACCATTTCCTGGTTGGCTTCAGACCCAGGTGAAATTGATTAACATTGATATCTCTAAATCCGGTATTTCAGACAATATCCCTGACTGGTTCTACAATTTGACACCCAAATTAATCAACTTGAATCTGTCTTTCAATTCTTTCAAAGGTATCTTACCAAATTTTCCCTTGAGATATGATATCTACCCAGTCATTGATTTGAGCTCCAACCAGTTTTATGGTTCCGTTCCCGTTTCTCTTGCTAATGCATCTGCACTGATTATCTCCAATAATTCAATTACGACCTTCAAGCTATTCTTATGTACAGAAGTATCTGATAGGCCAACAACTTTTCTTGACCTTTCTAACAATATGTTATCTGAAAGCCTTCCTGATTGTTGGATGCATTTGGGTAAATTGAGAGTTCTTAATTTGGAAAACAATAAATTGTCTGGAAATATTCCTTCCTCATTGGGTTCGCTGGATCAAATTTCAACACTGCGTTTGAGCAACAACAGCATCTCAGGAATTTTGCCTTCCTCGTTGAAGAATTGCAGTTTGCTACGACTTTTAGATGTTGGACAAAACAATTTGTATGGAGAAATACCAATATGGATTGGAGATTATCTAACTGATTTGATTGTCCTGCATTTAAAGTCAAATAGATTCTACGGGAGCTTACCTTTAAGTTTATGTCAGCTTAGTGATATTCAAATACTGGATCTTTCCCTAAATGATTTATTTGGAGTCATTCCACGGTGCTTCCATAACTTTACCCCAATGATTCATGAAGCAGATGATTCTGATTACGGTACTTTTGTCGATGGCATTGATTCTTCATATATCATTGATCCATCGAGAGGTTATGGACGAATCTTTGTAAATTATGCATACATAACATGGAAAGGGAAAAACTACAAGTATGACAAGAATCTCAGACTACTCAGAATTATTGATCTTTCAAGTAATAAACTGAGCGGAGAGATTCCTACAAATCTGACAAATCTTGTAGAGTTGGTCCAGTTAAACCTCTCAAGGAACAACTTGAGTGGAACCATCCCTGCGAGCATAGGGAAGATGAAGCTGCTGGAATCTCTGGATCTATCCCACAACCAGCTTTCTGGTAAAATTCCAATGGGATTAGCTGATATATCTTATTTAGCTTTCTTGGACTTGTCGAATAACCAGTTGTGGGGGAGAATCCCTACTGGCACTCAATTGCAAAGCTTTGCACCTTCCCAATATTCAGAGAACAGAGGACTTTGTGGACCTCCTCTGAATGTTACATGTTGTGGAGATGGAAAATTGCAAGAAACTTCTACTTCATGCGAAACCGGTGCTGGAAGAAAcgttgaagaagatgatgaagagtGGGTTGATATGTCATGGTTTTACATGGGAATTGGAGTTGGATTCGGTATTGGGTTTCTGGGAACCTGTGGGTTGGCTTGGTATTTCAACACTTCCTGGAGACGTATCTATTTTAACCAGCTTTTGGGTCGTCGTCGTTGGAGGACTAGCCACTATGGAGCTAGATTAAGAAGGCCACTTTGA